GGTGCATCTGTTAACTCCTACAGATGTGGCAGGAACAGTTATCTCTCTTCTAAAATTTAACCACACCCATACAAGtcttaatttctttcaccagGGTGAAACAGCTCAGGGTACAATGTTGTGGGTATATTACATTTCCTATTTCTGTAACCTTTGGCACTagattatttcattgtataataCACATGTTTAACCCATGCATACTTAACACCttataaaacttgtttttttctctcaagtTTGAGGTCGTCAAACTCCAAATGGTCAGGCAACCGGAGCCTTAGATGATGACTCCCTTTCCCCAGGGACCCTCAGATAGACCTCTGGGAGGAATCTGACTTCTGTTTTCCCCAAAACAATgccccctgtcagcaggaagtagctaagATTGGTCATTGTCCATATTCTAATGGCAATTAGATGAGCCTTTTAGAGGGGGGAAATGATATAGATACAGGcaaggaaatactgggtagaagagggcagttccccaACAAAGGCCCGCCCTGAAGCCTGGAAATCCGTGGCCCTAAGTGGGAGCAAGCATTCCTATTTTCatgcccaaatgttgccttttccaagaccactctggcctgccacacccctatcctgtgcccatataaaccccaaGCTCTACAAGCAGAGGAACAGAAGAGCAGCAGAGCAGCAAAATGGCAtggcagaagagagaaggagCATCTGAATGTCAGAAGGAGTTCGGCTGAGGATGGTCGGAGAGTAGATAAGCCACGGAATGGctgaactccaggggaagatcatcttcccactccatcccctttccagccctGCATCTATTCCTCTGAGAGCCAACTCCATCACTCAGTAAAATCCCCaccttcaccatccttcaagttgatgtgacctgattcttcctagATGCCAGACAAAGATGGATACCAAGAGAGCAGAATATAAAAGGCTGTCACCCTGACTCTCCACTGAGTGGAATAGCCATCCACGAAAAGCAGCTGCTAAAGAGCATTAATTGTAACACACTCCTAGGTGCTACCATGGGGATGGAGCCCAAAAGCTCtcaccctggctcctgcacctgcctgtctgcatgTTCCCCCTCCCATAGGGGATTTGAATGTGCAGCAGCCTTGCAAATGTGCCACACCCCTGTCACAAGTCCTGTGAGAGAGTCAGAGAATTCTCCTGTGTTAGCCCAAGTGATGCCATCAAGTAAACCCCTGCCATTTTGTACACCCTGATCAGGGAGGAAACTTCCATGGGGGCTCAGGCCATGAAAAGCATTTTGCCAAGCAGATCCCAGGCCACACTGCCTGACTGCAGGAAATGCCTCCCTTATTACATCCTGCCAGGCAGCCAGCCACACTGCCCCACCTCCCCTGTCCAGACCTATAATTGCCCCAGTCTGTACGCAGGACAGGGGCTCCAGCACTCGCTGGTGCTCCCCCTCCACAGGTTTCTCTGTCCAATAAACCTACGTTGCTGTCAAGCTTCCCCACCTTGTATGTGTCTTTCCTCTGTCCTAACATCCTGTTTcacagctacttgtggggctgaggtaggtgggttacttgagcccaggagattaggctgcagtgagccaagatgtaccagtgcactccagcctgggtgacagagacgcTATCTCACAAAAAAAGTGAGAAACTCTTTATTAGATGAACTGCTCTAAATCCAGAACACAAGAATAAatgcttcttaaaaaaataattcaggaaGGTAGTTGAGGCAAGAAAGTTGGTGGCTGGCAACTTGTGTCACTTCACCTTGACAAGTTCAATTCTTCCTGGTCTTGATCCGTGTGTCCAGCTTCAGCACTCTCATGCAAACCTGAACTTGCTTATCACTGGGGTTGGCACAGAAACGTCGCCCCTTCTTGGTGAGGAAGCTAGGGAACAAGGAGGAGAAAGGTTGCAAACTGAGGTGTGTCCAGCACATGGGGACAGGGGACCCCATCCTCTCTGCCCCTCAGATATTTCCCAGTCAAtatagccagttttttttttctttttttttcattctctgctGATGACAGCTCAGGGCCAGTGTCCTCTTGAGATCCCCCTCAGCCTGTGGGACTCCCTAGTGACTCATGGGAGCATCCTTGGGCAGACTTGTGcctgctttcttcttccttccccacCATTTTTCCCCTGGGAGTGTCTCATCCCTGATGCCCTGCAGGATCCTCATAAGGACACAGCTCCCTCATACCTGGCAGGATCCGGAGGGTGGGCCCTGATGGACACCTGTCTATCAGGTCCTCCCTGCAAGATGCTACAGAGTCATTCTCCCTCAACACATGTTTGGTGAGCTTGGCACTTACATGACACCCGGCTTGGAGCACTCACTGTTCGTTTCAAAGTAACTCTTCAGGCGTGAACACGGTATGCTTCGTTGGGTGAAGGAGATGCAGCAGTCAGCACTAGTAGTGTGAAATCCTGCAGCAAGAGAAAGGGTCGTTTGAGGACCAATCTTTCTCCTCCAGAGCACTGTGGAGGGTGAGAAGGCACATGGCTCAGAAGAGATGTTTCCTTCTCTGTGGCCAGCACTTGCTGGCATCTCCCTGCTTCAGACCCTCACCAGAGTTGAGCTGTGTGTCTGAGGGCACTCAGGGTGGGCCACAGCAGGACCAAGAGCATTTCCCCCAGAAGGGGAAGGCATCTGCAGACACCTGCAGGCATCAGAGAGCACCTTCTCCCCCAAAGGAGCAGACTCTTGGGGCAGCCAGAGGGCAACAGAGAAGGCATCTATGGAGGGGGTTCCCATAGCCCATCCTGATCTTCCTTGGGGATGTTCACCACCCTCAGGACGCTCTCATTCTCCTCCCattctgtaaacagggacaatgGATCCCATAGTGCAGACCTGCACCTGCTGGCTGCTTTTAAATATATGCCGTATCTGATCACTTACTGTCCAGAACTACTGGATTTTCCAGTGGAAGCTTTGGCATCATTAACTCTGTCTCTGCATCTGGAAGAAACAGACAGGACAGGGAAGGAAATCACTGGGCGGCAGCATTGTTTCAGCATCTCCACCCACCCCATTGCTCATCCTCCTGCTGAGGCAGAGAGGCTCTGAAGGTGGACCACCACCACCTGTCTGGGTTCTAGGCCTGCCTCCTGGACCATTTATTCCTTTAGGGCCCTAAGATTTTTCAGAGTACTTTTGAAAATGTAGACATGAAAACATTGTGTTGACTCTGAAATACTAAAAGCAACCTCAAAATCTAACATGGTTCAGTTAATGGAATGCCTACATGATGTGACACAGTCTGCAAGTCTCTCTACACATTTCTGGAATCCACAGGGCTCTGGAAACAGAGAGGTGTTCATCAGCACATATGGTGGCAGAGTATCCCTTTAAGTGAAGTGAAGCTATTATGGTCATTTTTCATCCCAGTTAGTAGAAATATTCATgtgtttgcaatagcaaagagttggaaccaaccgaaatgtccaacaacgatagactggattaagaaaatgtggcacatatacaccatggaatactatgcagccgtaaaaaaggatgagttcatatcctttgtagggacaaggatgaaactggaaaacatcattctcagtaaactatcgcaaggacaaaaaaccaaacaccgcatgttctcactcataggtgggaattgaacaatgagaactcatggacacaggaaggggaacatcacactccggggactgttgtggggttgggggaggggggagggacagcattaggagatatacctaatgctaaatgacgagttaatgggtgcaggaaatcaacatggcacatggatacatatgtaacaaacctgcacattgtgcacatgtaccctacaacctaaactataataaaaaaaaaaaaaaaaagaaatattcatgtGTTTGTTACAGGAGATTGCTGTGTTTGATTAAAATACTGTTCCCAGGCCTCATCAGGGATAAGTACCATCAATACATGTTTAAGTTTTTtactaaatcatttttaaatcgtggttttttatatatatatatatataatttgccaTTTGAactattttaagtatacagttcaataGCATCAAATACATTCAAATAACTATGCAATTTTCACAGCCGTTCATTCATTTTgtgaaactgaaactctgtattcattaaacaacaactccccATTCTTCCTCCCCTTAATCCCTGACAACCACTATGTGTCatgtctctgtggatttgactactctaagtacctcatgtgagtggaatcatacactatttgtccttttgtgactggtttatttcacttagcataatgtccttgatgtttatccatgttgtagcatgtgtcagaatctccttacttaaatttttattttttcttacttcaACATTCAAGGGAATCTCCTTACTTTTTGAGGCCACAtagattccattgtatgtatgaaCCACACTTTGTTTATCTACTAATCTTTTGATGGGCACTTAGTTTGCTTCTACTTTTTGGTTATCATCatcaataatgctgctatgaatatgggtGTACAAAAATCTCTTCATGTACCTGCTTtgaattattttggatatatacccagaaatagaATTGCTGCATCATATCATATTAACTTTTGAAAACCTGGGAAGTTCTGCATTCCAAAATTCATCTAGTGCCAAGTGCTTTGGAAATGAGATTGTG
The sequence above is drawn from the Symphalangus syndactylus isolate Jambi chromosome 20, NHGRI_mSymSyn1-v2.1_pri, whole genome shotgun sequence genome and encodes:
- the CCL23 gene encoding C-C motif chemokine 23 isoform X1, translated to MKVSVASLSCFMFVTALGSRVQVTNDAETELMMPKLPLENPVVLDMLWRRKIGPQTTLSLAAGFHTTSADCCISFTQRSIPCSRLKSYFETNSECSKPGVIFLTKKGRRFCANPSDKQVQVCMRVLKLDTRIKTRKN
- the CCL23 gene encoding C-C motif chemokine 23 isoform X2 gives rise to the protein MKVSVASLSCFMFVTALGSRVQVTNDAETELMMPKLPLENPVVLDRFHTTSADCCISFTQRSIPCSRLKSYFETNSECSKPGVIFLTKKGRRFCANPSDKQVQVCMRVLKLDTRIKTRKN